A single window of Tolypothrix sp. NIES-4075 DNA harbors:
- the acs gene encoding acetate--CoA ligase, protein MSQPTIESILQEKRLFHPPAEFSQNAHIKSLEDYQRLYDKAKADPQAFWAELAETELHWFQKWDTVLDWQPPFAKWFVGGKINISYNCLDRHLTTWRKNKAALIWEGEPGDSRTLTYAQLHREVCQFANVLKQLGVQKGDRVGIYMPMIPEAAIAMLACARIGAPHSVVFGGFSAEALRDRLIDTQAKLVVTADGGFRKDAIVPLKEQVDKALADGAVPSVENVLVVKRTGQDIYMQLGGRDHWWHDLQKDASADCPPEPMDSEDMLFILYTSGSTGKPKGVVHTTGGYNLYSHITTKWIFDLQDTDVYWCTADVGWITGHSYIVYGPLSNGATSVMYEGAPRASNPGCTWDIIEKHGVNVFYTAPTAIRAFIKMGEQHPKARNLSSLRLLGTVGEPINPEAWMWYHKIIGGERCPIVDTWWQTETGGIMITPLPGAIPTKPGSATYPFPGIIADVVDLEGNSVPNTEGGYLAVRYPWPGMMRTVYGDPERFRRTYWEHIPPKDGNYVYFAGDGARQDKDGYFWVMGRVDDVLNVSGHRLGTMEVESALVSHPAVAEAAVVGKPDELKGEEVVAFVTLEGSFQPSEELSKELKKHVAQEIGAIARPGEIRFTDALPKTRSGKIMRRLLRNLAAGQEVSGDTSTLEDRSVLDKLRGEG, encoded by the coding sequence ATGTCTCAACCCACGATAGAATCAATCCTCCAAGAAAAGCGTTTATTCCATCCACCAGCTGAATTTTCCCAAAATGCTCATATCAAAAGTTTAGAAGACTATCAGCGTCTCTACGACAAAGCTAAGGCAGACCCGCAAGCATTTTGGGCTGAACTAGCCGAAACAGAGTTGCACTGGTTCCAAAAATGGGACACGGTGCTAGATTGGCAACCACCTTTTGCAAAATGGTTTGTCGGCGGTAAGATTAATATTTCTTACAACTGTCTTGACAGACACCTCACCACTTGGCGCAAAAATAAAGCTGCTTTGATTTGGGAAGGAGAACCAGGAGACTCACGCACCCTCACCTACGCGCAATTGCATCGAGAAGTTTGCCAGTTTGCGAATGTTCTCAAACAGTTGGGAGTACAAAAAGGCGATCGCGTTGGTATTTACATGCCAATGATACCCGAAGCGGCGATCGCAATGTTAGCTTGTGCGAGAATTGGCGCACCCCACAGCGTTGTTTTTGGTGGTTTCAGTGCCGAAGCTTTGCGCGATCGCCTCATCGATACCCAAGCTAAACTAGTTGTCACTGCTGACGGTGGTTTCAGAAAGGATGCGATCGTTCCTCTCAAAGAACAAGTAGACAAAGCTTTAGCTGATGGTGCTGTCCCCAGTGTAGAAAACGTCCTCGTTGTCAAGCGTACCGGACAAGATATTTATATGCAGTTAGGCGGACGCGACCACTGGTGGCACGATTTGCAAAAAGATGCCTCCGCTGATTGTCCCCCCGAACCGATGGACAGCGAAGATATGCTGTTTATCCTTTACACTTCTGGCAGCACTGGCAAACCGAAAGGCGTTGTGCATACAACTGGGGGTTATAACTTATATAGCCACATCACTACTAAATGGATTTTCGATTTGCAAGATACTGATGTATATTGGTGTACTGCTGACGTGGGTTGGATTACGGGTCACAGTTATATTGTGTATGGTCCCCTCTCCAACGGTGCAACCAGCGTCATGTATGAAGGTGCGCCCCGTGCTTCAAATCCTGGCTGTACGTGGGATATTATCGAAAAGCACGGTGTAAATGTTTTTTATACTGCGCCTACAGCAATTCGTGCTTTTATCAAAATGGGCGAACAACATCCCAAAGCGCGAAATCTATCTTCGCTGCGTTTGCTGGGAACTGTTGGCGAACCGATTAATCCGGAAGCTTGGATGTGGTATCATAAGATAATAGGCGGGGAACGCTGCCCAATTGTTGATACCTGGTGGCAAACGGAAACAGGCGGTATCATGATTACGCCGTTACCAGGAGCAATTCCCACTAAACCCGGTTCTGCAACTTATCCTTTCCCCGGAATTATTGCGGATGTTGTAGATTTGGAAGGCAATTCTGTACCCAACACCGAAGGCGGTTATTTGGCGGTACGTTATCCTTGGCCCGGTATGATGCGGACTGTATACGGCGATCCAGAACGCTTCCGCCGCACTTATTGGGAACACATCCCCCCCAAAGATGGCAATTATGTCTATTTTGCTGGCGATGGAGCGCGGCAGGATAAAGATGGGTATTTCTGGGTAATGGGGCGAGTAGATGATGTGCTGAATGTGTCAGGGCATCGCTTGGGGACGATGGAGGTAGAATCGGCGTTGGTGTCTCATCCGGCAGTTGCTGAGGCTGCGGTGGTGGGTAAGCCGGATGAATTGAAGGGTGAGGAAGTTGTTGCTTTTGTTACTTTGGAAGGCAGTTTTCAGCCGAGTGAAGAATTGAGTAAAGAGTTGAAAAAGCACGTTGCTCAAGAAATTGGCGCGATCGCTCGTCCGGGAGAAATTCGCTTTACTGATGCTTTGCCGAAGACGCGATCGGGTAAGATTATGCGACGTTTGCTGCGAAATCTGGCTGCGGGTCAGGAGGTATCGGGGGATACTTCCACTTTAGAGGATCGTAGTGTCTTGGATAAGCTGCGGGGAGAAGGTTAA
- a CDS encoding NAD(P)H-quinone oxidoreductase subunit F: protein MAQFLTLTAWLIPCYALVGMVLSALWFPSITRRTGPRPAGYFNLIVTLIAFVHSVLAFYYLWNLPAQYEFISWLQVAGLNLTIPLEISSLSLGACILVTGLNLLAQFYAIGYLEMDWGWARFYVLLAMFEAGMCSLVLCNSLFFSYIILEILTLGTYLLIGFWFNQSLVVTGARDAFLTKRVGDLFLLMGVLALYPLAGTWDFRELAQWAETAQVDPKVAALVSLALIAGPMGKCAQFPLHLWLDEAMEGPIPSTILRNSVVVATGAWVLVKLEPVLELSPWAMTMTIAIGAITAVGGILIAIAQIDIKRTLSYLVSAYMGLVFIAVGSQQIEAALLIVLAHAVAMATLVASCGSIILNCITQDVTQLGGLWKRRPVTGLSFIAGILGLIAMPPLGGFWAILKLADGLWNTQPLLVGLVLLINTLTAFSLVRVFGLIFGNKPTQMTERAPEPMWAVILPMTAFAGFTLHIPMILQSLSLLPEWATLNQDVALLLTWSSIFGLSIGGIIYFGKIIPKPIRLPWKGLQDLFAYDFYTPNLYRSSVVGGVDIFSRIVDWGDRYLIDGLVNLVGLASIFGGEVLKYGNSGKTQTYALTIAICISAIALFLIISFVPDLKQILQTLTNLS from the coding sequence ATGGCTCAATTTCTTACTCTAACTGCTTGGTTAATACCGTGCTATGCATTAGTTGGCATGGTTTTGTCAGCGCTCTGGTTTCCGTCGATTACCCGTCGCACAGGACCCAGACCCGCAGGATATTTCAACTTAATTGTGACTTTGATCGCTTTTGTCCACAGTGTTTTGGCATTTTATTATCTGTGGAATTTACCTGCTCAATATGAGTTTATCTCTTGGTTGCAGGTTGCAGGGTTAAATTTAACAATTCCCTTAGAAATCTCATCTCTCAGCCTGGGAGCTTGCATTTTGGTAACAGGGCTGAACTTGCTCGCACAATTTTATGCGATCGGGTATCTGGAGATGGATTGGGGTTGGGCACGCTTTTATGTTCTCCTGGCAATGTTTGAAGCGGGGATGTGTAGCTTAGTTCTGTGCAATTCCCTGTTCTTCAGCTACATTATTCTAGAAATCTTGACTTTAGGAACTTACCTGCTGATTGGTTTCTGGTTCAATCAGTCTTTGGTGGTTACGGGAGCGCGGGATGCATTCCTCACCAAGCGGGTGGGTGACTTATTTCTCTTGATGGGTGTATTAGCGCTTTATCCCCTAGCTGGTACTTGGGACTTTCGGGAGTTAGCACAGTGGGCAGAAACGGCTCAAGTTGATCCAAAAGTAGCAGCGCTGGTAAGTTTGGCGCTGATTGCAGGACCGATGGGTAAATGCGCTCAGTTTCCGTTGCATCTGTGGTTAGATGAGGCTATGGAAGGTCCAATTCCCAGTACAATATTGCGGAATTCGGTAGTAGTAGCGACTGGAGCCTGGGTGCTGGTGAAACTAGAGCCTGTGCTGGAACTTTCTCCGTGGGCAATGACAATGACGATCGCTATTGGCGCAATTACTGCTGTTGGTGGAATATTGATTGCGATCGCCCAAATTGATATTAAACGTACTCTCTCATATCTCGTCAGCGCTTACATGGGTCTTGTCTTCATAGCCGTTGGTTCTCAGCAAATCGAAGCGGCTCTGTTGATTGTACTAGCTCATGCTGTAGCAATGGCAACTTTGGTAGCTAGTTGCGGCTCTATTATTCTCAACTGCATTACTCAAGATGTAACTCAGTTAGGCGGGCTTTGGAAGCGTCGTCCAGTTACCGGACTTTCCTTTATTGCTGGTATCTTGGGGCTAATTGCAATGCCTCCCCTTGGTGGATTCTGGGCGATCTTGAAACTCGCAGATGGGTTGTGGAACACTCAGCCTTTACTGGTAGGGCTGGTACTGCTAATTAACACTTTGACCGCGTTTAGCTTAGTTCGCGTATTCGGTCTGATTTTTGGCAATAAGCCGACACAAATGACCGAGCGAGCGCCTGAACCTATGTGGGCTGTAATCCTACCCATGACAGCATTCGCAGGCTTTACACTTCATATCCCGATGATTCTCCAAAGTTTGTCTCTTCTCCCCGAATGGGCGACATTGAATCAAGATGTAGCATTGCTGCTTACTTGGTCTAGCATCTTTGGTTTAAGTATTGGTGGTATTATATACTTTGGCAAAATCATACCGAAACCGATTCGCTTGCCCTGGAAAGGTTTACAAGATTTGTTCGCCTACGATTTTTATACACCAAATCTGTATCGCTCCAGTGTAGTTGGTGGTGTAGATATATTTTCGCGCATCGTTGATTGGGGCGATCGCTATCTCATCGATGGATTGGTGAATCTTGTCGGACTTGCTTCGATATTTGGTGGTGAAGTCCTCAAATATGGCAACTCAGGCAAAACTCAAACTTATGCCTTGACTATCGCCATCTGTATCAGTGCGATCGCCCTTTTTCTCATCATCTCATTTGTACCTGACTTAAAGCAAATTCTTCAGACTTTGACAAATCTCTCTTAA
- a CDS encoding NADH-quinone oxidoreductase subunit M: protein MLSTLIWIPILSAAIIGFLPKNVSSRQIRLSALLITGAMLLWTFWVMAQFDINQPGFQLTEYLPWIETLGLNYQLGVDGISLVMVALNSLISWIAIYSSHEDTERPRLFYSMILLIAGGVAGAFVAQNLLLFFLFYELELVPFYLLISIWGGDKRSYAATKFLLYTALSGILILAAFLGLVWLTHATSFAYESLMGQMLPLGLQIILLSLLLVGFGIKIPLVPLHTWLPDTYVAASAPVAMLLGGVLAKLGTYGIFRFGLGLFPEAWATLAPWLAIWATVSVLYGAAAAIAQKDIKRMVAYSSIGHMGYVLLGGAAHTSLSLVGAVSQMVAHGLILAILFNLVGVIEEKIGTRDLNVLNGLLNPIRGLPSISALLILSGMASAGIPGMAGFIAEFLVFQGSYAEFPIPTLLCVVGTGLTAVYFVILLNRTCFGKLDNAIANFPKVKANERIPALILAILIFILGVQPTWLVRWSEQTVTTMVSAIPTVTNIAQDFQRQHFKG, encoded by the coding sequence ATGCTAAGTACATTAATTTGGATACCAATACTCAGTGCAGCCATTATCGGATTTCTGCCCAAAAACGTTTCCTCTCGGCAAATTCGCTTGAGCGCATTGCTAATTACAGGAGCAATGCTATTGTGGACATTCTGGGTAATGGCTCAGTTTGATATCAATCAGCCAGGATTCCAACTTACAGAATACCTACCTTGGATTGAAACCTTAGGATTAAATTACCAACTCGGAGTAGACGGTATTTCCTTGGTAATGGTTGCCTTAAATAGCTTGATTAGTTGGATTGCTATTTACAGCAGCCACGAAGATACTGAGCGTCCGCGATTATTTTACTCGATGATTCTGCTGATTGCTGGTGGCGTTGCGGGTGCATTTGTCGCTCAAAACTTACTACTGTTCTTTTTGTTCTACGAACTGGAGTTAGTCCCCTTCTATTTATTAATATCCATTTGGGGTGGTGACAAGCGCAGTTATGCAGCAACAAAGTTTTTGCTCTACACCGCTCTTTCCGGAATCTTGATTTTAGCAGCATTCTTGGGTTTAGTTTGGTTAACTCATGCTACCAGCTTTGCGTATGAATCCTTGATGGGACAAATGTTACCCTTGGGATTGCAAATTATCCTCCTAAGTTTGCTGCTGGTAGGATTTGGCATCAAGATTCCCCTCGTACCATTGCATACTTGGCTACCCGATACATATGTTGCAGCTTCCGCACCTGTAGCGATGTTGTTAGGAGGTGTGTTAGCGAAACTCGGCACTTACGGTATTTTCCGATTTGGCTTGGGACTTTTTCCGGAAGCTTGGGCAACATTGGCACCTTGGTTAGCAATTTGGGCAACTGTCAGTGTACTTTATGGAGCAGCAGCAGCGATCGCTCAAAAAGACATCAAGCGGATGGTAGCATATAGTTCAATTGGTCACATGGGCTACGTTTTGTTAGGTGGTGCAGCGCACACATCATTAAGTTTAGTTGGTGCTGTTTCCCAAATGGTCGCCCACGGTTTGATTCTGGCAATTTTGTTTAACTTGGTGGGTGTAATTGAAGAGAAAATCGGCACCCGTGATTTAAATGTCCTGAATGGACTGCTAAATCCGATTCGCGGATTACCAAGCATCAGTGCCTTATTAATTCTTAGCGGAATGGCAAGTGCGGGAATTCCGGGTATGGCTGGATTTATCGCCGAGTTTCTCGTATTTCAAGGCAGTTATGCGGAGTTTCCCATCCCAACTTTGCTGTGTGTAGTGGGAACCGGTTTAACAGCAGTGTACTTTGTGATTTTGCTTAATCGTACTTGTTTCGGCAAATTAGATAATGCGATCGCCAATTTCCCCAAAGTTAAAGCTAATGAAAGAATACCCGCCCTCATTCTAGCAATTTTGATTTTCATCTTGGGAGTACAACCCACTTGGCTTGTCCGTTGGAGTGAACAGACAGTCACAACAATGGTA
- a CDS encoding DNA-methyltransferase: protein MLPISIQSSLNSNNQELIEVYQSNYGILYQGDCLKFLNALPDGCIDVVFADPPFNLGKDYGKDVSDKMKNDEYLIWSKQWLNETIRVLKPGASFFVFNLPKWCIEYGAYLNEKGMLFRHWIACRMPKAFPRGKRMSPAHYGLLYYTKGEPTVFNKVYAPIQVCRHCGGEIRDYGGHRKKLNPKGINLMDIWDAPEEVWEDTCKSDKNEEVWTELEEMWSDIPPVRHPQHKKRGANELAPIMLERIIAIASNPGQIIIDPFGGSGTTFYAAEKLHRYWLGTEIGDIKPAVKRLTDLANGNVEEWESARGKRKVKKQSIDSTQLDLFSYM from the coding sequence ATGCTACCTATAAGTATACAATCATCTTTAAATAGCAATAATCAAGAATTGATTGAGGTTTATCAAAGCAATTACGGAATTCTTTATCAAGGAGATTGTCTCAAATTCTTAAATGCTCTTCCTGATGGCTGTATAGATGTTGTCTTTGCCGATCCACCTTTTAACCTTGGCAAAGATTACGGTAAAGATGTTAGCGATAAAATGAAAAATGATGAGTACCTGATATGGTCAAAACAGTGGTTAAATGAAACTATTCGCGTTTTAAAACCTGGTGCTAGTTTCTTCGTTTTTAACTTACCTAAATGGTGCATTGAGTATGGTGCATATCTAAATGAAAAAGGTATGCTTTTTCGCCACTGGATTGCGTGCAGAATGCCGAAAGCTTTTCCTCGCGGTAAGCGAATGTCCCCCGCACATTATGGATTACTTTACTATACAAAAGGTGAACCGACAGTTTTCAATAAAGTTTATGCACCAATTCAAGTTTGCCGACATTGCGGTGGGGAAATTCGAGATTATGGAGGACACCGGAAAAAATTAAATCCTAAAGGTATCAATTTAATGGATATTTGGGATGCTCCAGAAGAAGTCTGGGAAGATACTTGTAAAAGTGATAAAAATGAGGAAGTATGGACTGAACTTGAGGAAATGTGGAGTGATATTCCACCAGTACGCCATCCTCAGCACAAGAAAAGGGGAGCTAATGAGTTAGCCCCTATAATGTTAGAGCGTATAATTGCCATAGCATCTAATCCTGGACAAATTATAATTGATCCTTTTGGAGGTTCTGGTACTACATTTTATGCCGCAGAAAAGCTGCATCGATATTGGTTAGGTACAGAAATTGGTGATATAAAACCAGCAGTGAAGCGGCTAACTGATTTAGCTAATGGAAATGTGGAAGAATGGGAATCGGCGAGAGGAAAGAGAAAAGTTAAAAAGCAATCAATAGATTCCACACAACTAGACTTGTTTTCATATATGTAG
- a CDS encoding glycoside hydrolase family 10 protein, whose amino-acid sequence MKLRIITLGWRRSIQCLLPVLFLVSFITVSQINSLQVIAQQPRQEIRGVWLTSNDFDILKNRLKVQDAMSQLRRLNFNTIYPVVWNSGYTSYPSAVAKKIGIPFFDRGSEGQNILADVITQAHRQGLLAIPWFEFGFMAPPTSELALNRPNWLTQKRDGSETSISVAGEVVWLNPFLPEVQQFITNLVLEIVTQYDVDGIQFDDHMSLPNEFGYDKYTVALYTQETKNNPPTNFQDEAWVRWRADKITVFMIQLNEAVKARKPNAIFSVSPNYYDFAYKLHLQDWLGWVRLNIVDELIMQVYRQDLSSFIGNITRSEIQETQQIIPTGIGIMAGLRNRPVAIAQIQSQVRAAQQRRLGVTFFYYESLWDSAPESVSDRQSAFQALFPSPAPRSIVKKLFPNPITSP is encoded by the coding sequence ATGAAATTACGTATAATTACTTTAGGTTGGCGGCGTTCGATTCAATGTTTGTTGCCAGTCTTGTTTTTAGTATCATTTATAACGGTATCTCAGATAAATAGCCTTCAGGTAATTGCCCAACAACCCCGGCAGGAAATTCGGGGAGTTTGGCTGACTAGTAATGATTTTGACATCCTCAAAAATCGTTTGAAAGTGCAGGATGCAATGAGTCAATTAAGGCGGCTCAACTTCAATACAATCTATCCTGTAGTGTGGAATTCTGGCTATACATCGTATCCCAGTGCCGTAGCCAAAAAAATTGGTATTCCGTTTTTTGATCGAGGTTCCGAGGGGCAAAATATTCTTGCAGATGTAATTACTCAAGCTCATCGGCAAGGCTTACTTGCAATTCCCTGGTTTGAGTTTGGTTTCATGGCTCCCCCAACTTCAGAACTTGCATTAAATCGTCCTAATTGGCTCACGCAAAAGCGGGATGGTAGCGAAACTTCGATTAGCGTCGCCGGTGAGGTTGTCTGGCTCAATCCCTTTCTTCCAGAAGTGCAACAATTTATCACCAACCTCGTATTAGAAATTGTCACTCAGTATGATGTCGATGGAATTCAATTTGACGATCACATGAGTTTGCCTAACGAATTTGGTTACGATAAATATACAGTAGCCTTGTATACTCAAGAAACAAAAAACAATCCGCCAACGAATTTCCAAGATGAAGCATGGGTGCGCTGGCGGGCAGATAAAATCACAGTATTCATGATACAACTTAACGAAGCTGTGAAAGCCAGAAAACCGAATGCGATTTTTTCTGTTTCCCCCAATTATTACGACTTTGCATATAAGTTACATCTGCAAGATTGGCTCGGCTGGGTAAGGCTGAATATTGTAGACGAACTAATTATGCAAGTTTATCGTCAGGATTTGTCAAGTTTTATCGGAAACATTACCCGTTCAGAAATTCAGGAAACACAACAGATAATTCCCACCGGAATTGGTATTATGGCAGGGTTGAGAAATCGCCCAGTTGCGATCGCACAAATTCAATCGCAAGTGCGAGCAGCTCAACAACGTCGTTTGGGCGTAACTTTCTTTTACTACGAAAGCCTTTGGGATTCTGCTCCAGAATCGGTTAGCGATCGCCAGTCTGCATTTCAAGCTTTGTTTCCCTCTCCCGCACCTCGCAGCATTGTAAAGAAGTTATTTCCTAATCCTATCACCAGCCCCTAG
- a CDS encoding restriction endonuclease has product MKIVQEVLLINRGSFEESQEWTVIQNEIRNAIQLIVYPPGALNFTINPTSHGNGVKPIKNACMVALKENFGWQLETKITYATRSPGRVDATKRLNGDLFALEWETGNISSSHRAVNKLVLGLLRKVFLGTALVLPSRKLYPYLTDRTGNYEELEPYFDVWRSVNINEGFLAIFVVEHDTVDNSVPQITKGTDGRALI; this is encoded by the coding sequence GTGAAAATTGTACAAGAGGTATTACTAATTAATCGTGGTAGTTTTGAGGAGTCTCAAGAGTGGACTGTTATTCAAAACGAGATTCGCAATGCTATCCAATTAATTGTTTACCCACCTGGAGCATTAAATTTCACAATTAATCCTACATCGCATGGTAACGGTGTAAAGCCTATCAAAAATGCTTGTATGGTAGCTCTTAAAGAAAATTTTGGATGGCAACTTGAAACCAAAATTACATATGCAACTCGCTCTCCAGGACGAGTAGATGCTACTAAAAGATTAAATGGTGATTTGTTTGCCCTTGAATGGGAAACTGGTAACATTTCATCAAGTCACCGCGCAGTTAACAAACTGGTTCTTGGACTGTTAAGAAAAGTATTTTTGGGTACAGCTTTAGTGCTTCCTAGCAGGAAACTGTACCCTTATCTTACTGACAGAACTGGAAATTATGAAGAATTAGAACCTTATTTTGATGTCTGGCGGTCAGTTAACATAAATGAAGGATTTCTAGCAATATTTGTGGTTGAACATGATACGGTAGATAATAGCGTGCCGCAAATAACAAAGGGTACAGATGGTCGTGCTTTAATATAG
- a CDS encoding helix-turn-helix domain-containing transcriptional regulator — MKEVKAPTSSSYHDYLISSLKDPEHAAAYIGVMLELEEEGREPELLRSALKNVVDARLLSDNLSEEAKQHYEQLDKMLSESGGTEIYTLIEFLDALGYRIALAPKD, encoded by the coding sequence ATGAAAGAAGTGAAAGCACCAACAAGTAGCAGTTACCACGATTATTTAATTTCTTCTCTTAAAGATCCTGAACATGCTGCTGCATATATTGGGGTTATGTTGGAATTAGAAGAAGAAGGTCGTGAACCTGAACTATTGCGATCGGCATTAAAAAATGTGGTTGATGCGCGTTTGCTGTCAGATAATCTCTCAGAAGAAGCTAAACAGCATTATGAACAGCTTGATAAGATGCTCTCAGAAAGTGGTGGCACTGAAATTTACACTTTGATTGAGTTTTTGGATGCTCTTGGATATCGAATTGCGTTAGCACCGAAAGATTGA
- a CDS encoding tetratricopeptide repeat protein has product MPNFVGRQQELITLHQKLQQPGTVAISAIAGMGGIGKTELATQYALQYEQDYPGGICWLNAKKSNLAAEILEIVQLYMQEVPQKQGERLLTPQEQVAWCWQNWQPAEKLVLVVLDDVTDENWESCQTLLPTTNRFRVLLTTRLRNLDNVQELPLNVLPPDKALQLLTLSEGEKRVDAEKLCEWLGYLPLGLQLVRRYLLENPDLSLAEMLQRLQAQRLEDEAINFSTPGVKAAFELSWQQLNPITQRVAAYLSLFAPDVISWKWVESATDLLNCTESDINEAKKQLYKRYLIERLQDKQACYKIHPLIREFLKAKLAALENTDDLRRNFAAVFIKIAQQIPDKPTVEDIKSVQDAIPHLTQVAQNLIDAVSDEDLISVFAGLGRFYNRQGLYAIAEPWRKQCVEVVRASLGEEHPDFAMSLNNLALLYKSQGRYSEAEPLYIQALALLKRLLGEEHPDVATSLNNLALLYKSQGRYSEAEPLYIQALALRKRLLGEEHPHVATSLNNLAYLYDSQGRYSEAEPLYIQALALRKRLLGEEHPHVATSLNNLAYLYNSQGRYSEAEPLYIQALALCERVLGINHPNTVTVRENLADLQAKMSASHENVTNSSTEEKTSNSWLGRLIRFLWG; this is encoded by the coding sequence ATCCCTAACTTTGTTGGACGACAGCAGGAACTCATCACGCTGCATCAAAAATTGCAACAACCTGGTACTGTCGCAATTTCAGCAATAGCGGGTATGGGTGGAATCGGCAAAACCGAACTGGCAACGCAATACGCCCTACAATATGAACAAGATTATCCTGGGGGTATTTGCTGGTTAAATGCGAAGAAATCGAATTTGGCAGCGGAGATATTAGAGATTGTTCAGTTATACATGCAGGAAGTACCCCAAAAACAGGGAGAAAGACTGCTGACTCCCCAGGAACAGGTAGCCTGGTGTTGGCAAAACTGGCAACCAGCAGAAAAGCTGGTGTTGGTAGTATTAGATGATGTGACTGATGAAAATTGGGAAAGTTGTCAAACGCTACTACCAACAACTAACCGCTTCCGCGTATTGCTGACAACCCGCTTGCGAAACCTCGACAATGTGCAGGAATTACCTCTGAATGTACTACCACCAGATAAAGCTTTGCAATTGCTGACACTATCCGAAGGTGAAAAACGAGTTGATGCCGAAAAATTGTGCGAATGGTTGGGATATCTGCCCTTGGGGTTGCAATTAGTACGACGGTATTTACTCGAAAATCCAGATTTATCTCTAGCAGAGATGTTACAAAGGCTGCAAGCGCAGCGACTGGAAGACGAAGCAATAAACTTCTCTACGCCAGGGGTGAAAGCCGCATTTGAATTAAGCTGGCAACAACTCAACCCGATAACCCAGCGTGTGGCAGCGTATTTGAGTTTATTTGCCCCAGATGTTATTTCTTGGAAATGGGTAGAATCGGCAACTGATTTGCTTAATTGTACAGAGTCAGACATTAACGAAGCCAAAAAGCAACTTTACAAGCGTTATTTAATTGAAAGGCTGCAAGACAAACAAGCTTGCTACAAAATACATCCTTTAATTAGGGAATTTCTCAAGGCAAAGTTAGCAGCATTAGAAAACACAGATGACTTACGAAGAAATTTTGCGGCTGTATTTATAAAAATTGCCCAGCAAATACCCGACAAACCCACTGTTGAGGACATCAAGTCAGTGCAAGATGCCATACCCCATTTAACACAAGTGGCACAAAATCTCATTGATGCAGTGAGTGATGAAGATTTAATTTCGGTTTTCGCCGGTTTGGGCAGATTCTACAATCGACAGGGTTTGTATGCGATCGCTGAACCTTGGCGCAAGCAGTGTGTAGAAGTAGTCAGAGCCAGTCTGGGAGAAGAACATCCCGATTTTGCCATGAGCTTGAACAACTTGGCTTTACTCTACAAATCCCAAGGACGCTACAGTGAAGCCGAACCGCTGTATATCCAAGCTTTAGCACTTCTTAAACGCCTGCTGGGAGAAGAACATCCCGATGTTGCCACCAGCTTGAACAACTTGGCTTTACTCTACAAATCCCAAGGACGCTACAGTGAAGCCGAACCGCTGTATATTCAAGCTTTAGCACTGCGTAAACGCCTGCTGGGAGAAGAACATCCCCATGTTGCCACCAGCTTGAACAACTTGGCTTATCTCTACGATTCCCAAGGACGCTACAGTGAAGCCGAACCGCTGTATATTCAAGCTTTAGCACTGCGTAAACGCCTGCTGGGAGAAGAACATCCCCATGTTGCCACCAGCTTGAACAACTTGGCTTATCTCTACAATTCCCAAGGACGCTACAGTGAAGCCGAACCGCTGTATATCCAAGCTTTAGCACTGTGTGAGCGGGTTTTGGGGATTAATCATCCAAATACGGTTACTGTGCGTGAAAATTTGGCAGATTTACAGGCTAAGATGAGCGCTAGTCATGAAAATGTCACAAATTCCTCGACTGAGGAAAAGACTAGCAATTCCTGGCTGGGGAGGCTTATAAGGTTTTTATGGGGGTAG
- a CDS encoding type II toxin-antitoxin system RelE/ParE family toxin, which produces MEAQPREIRNYQTADRRSPFAEWLDCLRDMRARVKIEKRLERVKSGNLGDYRSVGEGVFELRIDYGPGYRVYFGQIGSTIIVILSGGDKSTQEQDILTAREYWRDYERSESTNK; this is translated from the coding sequence GTGGAAGCCCAACCAAGAGAGATTAGGAACTACCAAACAGCAGACCGAAGAAGTCCTTTTGCAGAATGGCTTGATTGTTTAAGAGATATGAGAGCCAGAGTTAAAATAGAAAAGAGGCTTGAACGAGTCAAGTCAGGTAACTTGGGAGATTATCGCTCAGTAGGGGAAGGAGTTTTTGAACTGAGAATTGACTATGGTCCTGGCTACCGCGTTTATTTTGGGCAAATAGGGTCAACGATAATAGTTATACTCTCTGGTGGAGATAAAAGTACGCAAGAGCAAGATATTCTTACAGCTAGGGAATATTGGAGAGATTATGAAAGAAGTGAAAGCACCAACAAGTAG